AAGATCCCGGTGCGCATTACCTCGCCCATAGTGGTAGGTAGCATTGTGGTAGACCTGAAAAGCTACGAGAACCTGAATAACCCCTTTACTGCCCTTCAGGGCTAGGTTTTCCTTCCCATGCATACACGCAGGGTCTTGCGGGCTAGCCTGCAGGACCTTTTTTTATGTGTGGAATGCAGGCCGGGCTCGCTATTTTTGGGGCATGAGGCCCGGCAGCAGCACCGCCTACCAGCTATACAAGCTGGGCAGCTTTGGCAGTACGCTGCTATTCAGCATGTTTATGGCACACTGGCTGGGCCGGGGCGAGCAGCTGGATGCCTATGAGACGGCCCTGCTGTACGTAGGGGGCTTCAGTGCGCCACTCGGCTATGCCCTGGGGCAGGTGTTTCAGCAGGGCTACCTGCCACATAGCCGCCTGCTGCCCCACTGGCAGCTGGGCAGCCTGTGGGGCCTGGTGGCCGGCCTGGCAGTGGGGCTGGGCCTGTGGCTTAGCCGCAGCCTGAGCCTACAGCTGGTGTATCCGTCGGCAGTATTGGCCTTTGCCCTCACGGCGGGCCTGCAGCTGGAGCTTTACATCCTGAAGCGGCGGCCTCCGCATAGCTTGCTCATTTTTGCCAGCTGGTACCACGGGGGGTATTTTTTGGCCTGCCTGCTGCCCGTCTACCTGTGGCAAGACCTGGGTGCCAGCCTGTGGGCTGCTGCCGGCGTGGCCCTGCTGCGCTACCTGATCCTTACCCGGCTGCTGTGGCAGGATCCTGCTGCCCCCCGGCAGCGTGCCACTGAGCAGCTGTGGCCCCTATTCTGGCCCGTGCTGGGGGCTGGCCTGCTGGGCATTGGTGCACGGTACTTCGATGGTTTTCTGATCCGCTATGCCGACCCCGATCACTTTGTCCTATTCCGCTACGCCTCGCGCGAGCTTCCGCTTAGCGTGCTGCTTGCCAGCTCGCTCTCGGCCTACTGGGCCGGGCGGGTGGCCGATGTGGGGGGCATAACCCCCCAGCATACGCTGGCCATGCGGCGGGCCAGCACCCGCCTGATGCATCAGGTGTTTCCGCTCAGCATCCTGCTGGTGCTGCTGGCCCCCCTACTCTACCGCCTGCTCTACGGCCCCCAGTTTACCGAGGCTGCGGGTGTATTCAGCCTATACCTCCTGCTGGTTATACCGCGCTGCCTGCTGCCCCAGGCCCTGCTGGTAGGCCTGCGGCTGAATGCCCTGCTACTCCGCATAGCCCTATGGGAGCTGCTGCTGCACCTGGCCCTCTCCCTACTGCTGGTGCACACCCTGGGCTATGCTGGGGCCGCCTGGGCCACCCTGGCGGCCTATAGCCTGGAGAAGATACTACTGGTGCACCATGCCCGGCGCAGGGGTGTGCGGCTGCGCCAGTATCTTTCCATCCGCACCTGGCTGTTGTACAGCCTGGCGCTGGTGCTCAGCTGGGGTGCCAGTTGGCTATTTTTTTCGTGAAAGCGGGGCGCTATGCCTGTTTCTGGCTTGCAGGTGTGGGCCATAGCCAGTACCTTGGCCCCATGCGATACAAGACCCCACCCGCCAGCCTTTTCGAGCGGAACCGTAAGAAGTTTGTGGCACAGATGGAGCCTGGCACGGCAGCACTATTCTATGCCAATGACCTGC
This genomic stretch from Bacteroidota bacterium harbors:
- a CDS encoding polysaccharide biosynthesis C-terminal domain-containing protein; protein product: MRPGSSTAYQLYKLGSFGSTLLFSMFMAHWLGRGEQLDAYETALLYVGGFSAPLGYALGQVFQQGYLPHSRLLPHWQLGSLWGLVAGLAVGLGLWLSRSLSLQLVYPSAVLAFALTAGLQLELYILKRRPPHSLLIFASWYHGGYFLACLLPVYLWQDLGASLWAAAGVALLRYLILTRLLWQDPAAPRQRATEQLWPLFWPVLGAGLLGIGARYFDGFLIRYADPDHFVLFRYASRELPLSVLLASSLSAYWAGRVADVGGITPQHTLAMRRASTRLMHQVFPLSILLVLLAPLLYRLLYGPQFTEAAGVFSLYLLLVIPRCLLPQALLVGLRLNALLLRIALWELLLHLALSLLLVHTLGYAGAAWATLAAYSLEKILLVHHARRRGVRLRQYLSIRTWLLYSLALVLSWGASWLFFS